Proteins found in one Haemorhous mexicanus isolate bHaeMex1 chromosome 23, bHaeMex1.pri, whole genome shotgun sequence genomic segment:
- the HIPK4 gene encoding homeodomain-interacting protein kinase 4 has protein sequence MVTLVVGAECYDIMAMLGKGTFGQVIQGQCRSTGEMVAIKILKNCDHDGQIVKNELRLLQALREGDTKDFHIIHFLESFSDTVWTYLVFELLQQNLFDFQKQNNFSPLPVRHIRTITAQVLVALVKLKELSIIHADLKPENIMLVDHARYPFRIKLVDFGSAILLPEVCHVQEPYIQTRFYRAPEILLGLPFCEKVDIWSLGCVMAELHLGWPLYPGNDEYDQVCYICSTLGLPRGELLCAAQKTQSFFQRVPCSTGTWQLKPPGKVMAKPMERREHIFSSLDQLAVANVCPMPDPDQEELAKHCDLYRMVELVKRMLTWDSHERITPSAALHHPFISMQEVKASFEATQYYQLSQEDLRASCKDSSIVEIFPGTEKGAFIPASQGGIQKTTAQMDGLSLAEPAGDTGDKCQQDICQAPSLIHCGSQYCQHHWCPEMEPTNGHLAVPWSPSKMKQYSHWYGSPVSGIMEQNLPGRCYSSSCAKGFLLSNYFSGS, from the exons ATGGTGACACTTGTGGTAGGTGCCGAGTGCTATGACATAATGGccatgctggggaaggggacTTTTGGACAGGTGATCCaggggcagtgcaggagcacTGGGGAGATGGTGGCCATCAAGATCCTGAAGAACTGTGATCACGATGGCCAAATAGTGAAGAATGaactgaggctgctgcaggcttTGCGGGAGGGGGACACAAAGGACTTTCACATCATCCATTTCCTCGAGTCCTTCAGTGACACGGTCTGGACCTACCTGGTCTTcgagctgctgcagcaaaacCTCTTTGActtccaaaagcaaaacaacttCTCACCACTGCCAGTCCGCCACATCCGAACCATCACAGCAcaggtgctggtggcactggtcAAGCTGAAGGAGCTCTCCATCATCCATGCTGACCTTAAGCCAGAGAACATCATGCTGGTGGACCATGCACGCTATCCATTCCGCATCAAGCTTGTTGACTTTGGTTCAGCTATCCTCCTCCCTGAGGTCTGCCATGTCCAGGAGCCCTACATCCAAACCCGCTTCTACCGGGCACCAGAGATCTTGTTGGGTTTGCCCTTCTGCGAGAAGGTAGACATCTGGTCTTTGGGCTGTGTGATGGCTGAGCTTCACTTGGGTTGGCCACTCTACCCCGGCAATGACGAATATGACCAGGTATGCTACATCTGCTCCACCTTGGGGCTACCCCGGggtgagctgctctgtgctgcccaaAAGACACAGTCCTTCTTCCAACGTGTGCCATGTTCCACTGGTACCTGGCAGCTCAAACCACCAGGGAAGGTGATGGCAAAGCCGATGGAGAGGAGGGAGCATATCTTTTCCTCACTGGATCAGTTGGCGGTGGCGAATGTCTGCCCGATGCCTGATCCTGATCAGGAGGAGCTAGCCAAGCACTGTGATCTGTACAGGATGGTGGAGCTGGTCAAGAGGATGCTCACTTGGGACTCGCATGAGCGAATCACACCCAGTGCTGCCCTTCATCATCCCTTCATCTCCATGCAGGAGGTGAAGGCCAGCTTTGAGGCCACCCAGTACTACCAGCTCAGTCAGGAAGACCTGAGGGCATCCTGTAAGGATTCCAGCATAGTCGAgatcttcccaggcacagagaaagGTGCCTTcatccctgccagccagggaggCATCCAGAAGACCACTGCCCAGATggatgggctcagcctggctgagccagctggggacactggtgacAAGTGTCAGCAGGACATCTGTCAAGCCCCCAGTCTCATCCACTGTGGAAGCCAGTACTGTCAACATCATTGGTGTCCCGAGATGGAGCCCACCAATGGTCACTTGGCTGTGCCATGGTCTCCCAGCAAAATGAAACAATACAGCCACTGGTATGGCAGCCCAGTCAGCGGCATCATGGAACAGAACCTGCCTGGAAGATGCTACAGCTCATCCTGTGCCAAG GGATTCCTGCTTTCCAATTACTTCTCTGGAAGCTGA